Within the Arthrobacter sp. UKPF54-2 genome, the region CCCCGTCCGATTCCGTAGCGCTTATCCGCTTCCGCAGCGCATTTCCGATTCGAAGCCCACATGGCCCCAGCCGAGCCCCGACGCCGGACCGGCCACTATGGCACCCCTGCCACGTTTCCGCGCCGGATTCGGACCGGCGCACCCCGGAGCCCGGTGTCCGTCGTCCGATCCCGTAGCGGAAAGTGCCCGGCCGACGCCGTGCGGTTGCCGCGGCGCTGGCCTCCGACGGCGGGCGGGCCGGGTTAGGTGCCCTTGTCGCCGGGGAGATGCGTACCGGGGGCACATTGACACGGACATACCGCCTGGCGGAGACCGAAAGGCCTAGGTGGGCGCCATAGCCGCCCCGGACGGCCGAGGCCCAGGCCCCGGCCCAGGCCCAGGCGGGCGCCTTAGCTGCCCCGCACGCAAAAGACCCCCGTCCGGCGAGGACGGGGGTCTTTTGTTTGTCTAGGGGAATGCGGCTTTACAGCTTGCCGAATTCTTCCTTGACGGGCTTGTAGGTGTTGTCATCCTGGAACTCGTAGATGCCGATGTAGGCTTCCGTCGGGTCGCCGGCGTCGGAGAACGTTACGGGGCCGGACTGGCCGTCGTAGTCGATGTCCTTGCCGTTGCGGAGCAGGGTGACGCAGGAGGCGAAGTTGTTGCACTTCTCGCCGCCTTCGGAGACTGCCTTGAGCTGCTTGGCAATGTCCACGCCCTTGGTGCTCTTGGCCGCTTCTGCAGCCAGTGCGATCAGGTTCACGGCGTCGTAGGACTCTCCTGCGTAGCTGTAATCCTTGAGCGCGGGATCGATCGCGAGGAGCTTCTTCTTGAAGTCATCCTTGGCGAAGGTGCCCGGGATGGTGCCCTGGGCGCCCTTCAGGGTGCCCGCCTTGAAGTCCTTGCTGTAGTCGGACATGTTGCCGTCCACCATGAAGATCTGGGTGGGCTTGACGCCCTTGCCTGTCATCAGCGGCACGATGCTCTTGGCCTGGTCGAAGGTGATCAGGGCAATCGCGTCCGGTTTGGCGGCCAGGACCTTGTCCACCTGGCTGCTGAACTGGGAGTCGCCTTCGTTGAAGAGCTCCTGTGCCACGACCTTGCCGCCGGCGGCTTCAACTGCCGCCTGCACGTTCTTGGCCAGCCCGGTGCCGTAAGCGTCGTTCAGCACGATCATCCCGACGGTCTGGGCGCCGCAGGTGGTCATGTAGTTTCCGAGGACCTTGCCCTGCAGCACATCGGAGGGGGCGGTGCGCCAGTAGAGGCCCTTGTCGTCCCAGGCGGTGAAGTCCGGCGAGGTGTTGGCCGGCGAGAACTGGATAACGCCGGCGCCGGTGATCTGGTTGATCACGGTCTTGGAGACGCCCGAGGACGCGGCGCCGATGATGGCGCTGACGCCCTGGCCCAGGAGCGCGGACGTGGACTGCGTGGCGATGTCAGTCTTCGTATCACCGGAGTCGCGGTGGATCACCTCGACGGGCTTGCCCAGGACGCCGCCGGCGTCGTTGATTTCCTTGATGCCAAGGTTGACGCCCGCGATTTCGGGCGGGCCGAGGAAGGCCAGGGAGCCGGTGGTCGGCAGCAGTGAGCCGAGCTTGAGCGGGGTCTCGGTGGTGGTCGAGGAAGCAGGCACCGAACCTGCCGCGCTGGCCGAACTGGTGGCACCACCGGTTGCACTGGGAGCGGGGCAAGAGATCCCGCCGGCCTGTGCTGATGCCGAACCCGAACCGGATGACGACGGCGTGGACGAACCGCCACAAGCCGTAGCCAGAAGGGCGACGCCGAGGCTAAGCGCTGTGAGCTTAGCGATGCGCGGCGCCACCTGGGGGAGTGAAGTCATAGAAAATCTCCTCGATCGAAAGGTGCGAACGGCCTTTGACGCGAAAGATCAGGTGTTCCTGATTTAGATTCAAGCTAGTGCAATTTCCCCGCGAAAATAAGTGACTACGGTCACATCCTTATAACACTCGTTGCCTAGGGGGAATCAGGGCGCCGGATAGCGGCCGCAGGCTGCCTCAGGACGGCTCCGAGGCAGCCGCCGCTTGCCGCCACTGCCGGGGGCTCCGCGCGCTTCCCCCGGGCCCCGCAGGGCCGGACAGGACGCCTCTACAAATAACGAAAAACGCCCCCGCACCGGTCATTACGACTCACGGGGCGGGGGCGTCTTTTCGTGTTCCCCTGCCGTTGGGGGGATATGGAGGAACCGCCTAAACATATGTGGCAATAATGCGCAAGTCAAAAGCGTCCGGCGGAACGGCCTCCCGGCCGTGTGCCCCAGGTGGGACTCGAACCCACAACACGCGGATTTTAAGTCCGCTGCCTCTGCCAATTGGGCTACTGGGGCGCCCGGTCAATGGTATCCCGGCGCGGGGCTGCTAAGAGGCCGCCGGCGGGCCGTTGAAAGGCTCGGCGTAACGGAACGCTCCGTTGACGCCCCCGGGCCAGAGGGCCAGCGGCAGCAGCTGGAAGTGGTCGCCCCAGGCCGGGTCCGGGGGCTGCACGCCGAGGGAGGTGGAGGGAACAAAGCCGAACCGTGCGTAGTATCCCGGGCTGCCCAGCAAGGCGATGCCCCGCTCCCCCGCTGAGTTCGCCCGGTCGATGGTTTCCTTCATCAGCGCCGAGCCGATTCCGTGGCGCTGCAGCCGCGGGGCCACCCCGATCGGGCCGAGACCCAGCAGTTCCAGCTCCCCCGCCCGGCCCCGTGTGCTGATCACATGGCCCACAATCTCACCGTCGAGCTCCGCCACGATACTGAAGTCGGGCAGGTACTCCCGGCATTCGAAGAGCCGCCGCAGCAGGTCCACTTCCTCCGGTTCCCCTTCGACCGGCAGACCCGTGACGGGCGAAACGGAGAACGCTGCCGCCGTGAGGGCCAGGATGGACTGCCGGTCCTCCGGCTCCTCGGTGCGGAGCCGGAGGGTGGGCACGGGCTGCTGGCCGCCGCCGTTCGCGGTGCGGCTGGCCGCGGAGAGCTCGTGCAGAACCTCCAGCGCGCGTTCGGCGTCGGCCACGGGAACCAGCAGGTGGTCGTGGTGGAAGCCGGCGAGGACGTTGCAGCTGATTTTCGCTTCCGTCAGGGCCGCGCTGACGGCCGCGGTCAGCCCCAGGGCCTCGAGCGAGGAATGTACCTGCAGGGTGATCCAGGCGGCCACGAAGTCGTACCTCAGGCCCTGGGCATCGGCGTCCTCGCGCGGCAGGACTACCGTCAGGCCCTCGGCTTCGCGCACGGCGGCCGCAATGTGGCCGGCCAGCGGTTTGCCGTGCGGCCACAGCGCGTAGACGTACTCGCCCTCGCGGATTACCGGCTTCATGGTCGCGAGCAGGGTGAGCAGATCCTTTTCGGCGGGAGTCATGGGCCCAGTCTAGGCAGGTCGGCCCATCCCCCGGCCAATCCGCCGTGCCCTCCGGCCGGCCGCGGGCATCCGTACCAACGACGACGGCGGCCGTTCCCGTCAAGGGGAACGGCCGCCGTCGTGGTGCTGCTGCGGACTACTTGGAGTTGGCCGGTGCAGCTTCCTTGGCAGGAGCCTCGGCCGGCTTCTCGGCGGCCGGAGCCGCCGGTGCGGCGGCCGGCTTCGGAGCCGGCTTCGCCGCGGCTTCGAAGGCGCCGCGCGGGTTGTCCAGGTCCATCAACTGGGTGGTGTCGCGGCCCAGGAAGAGCTGCCAGAACCAGCCGGAGATCACGCGGATCTTGCGCTCGACGGTCGGCATGGCCAGGCCGTGGTAGCCGCGGTGCGCCAGCCAGGCCAGCGGGCCCTTGAGGCCGATCCGGCCGATGAGGTTGATGTTGGCAACACCCTTCCATTCGCCGAAGCCGGCGACGGCGCCCAGGTTCTTGTGCTTGTAGTCCTTGAGCTCCTTTTCCCAGCGGGAGGCCCACAGGTTCTTGGCGAGGCGCTTGGCCTGGCGCAGGGCGTGCTGGGCATTCGGAACGCAGGTGCCGTCGGGCAGTCCGCTGCCGGTGAGGTCCGGCACGGCGGCGATGTCGCCGGCGGCCCAGGCGTTCTCGACGATGCCTTCGTCGCCGGAGACGCGCAGGTCGGCGAGGACGCGGACGCGGCCGCGGGGCTCCAGCGGGAAGTCGGTGGAGCGGACCATCGGGTTGGCCTGCACGCCGGCGGTCCAAACGAGGGTGTCCGATTCGAATTCCTGCGCGGGGGTCTTGTCCGGCAGGTTGATGAGCTTCAGGGAGCCCTCGGCGTTGTCGAGGGAGGTGTTCAGGAGCACCTCGATGCCGCGGCTGCGCAGGTGCTCGACGACCCATTCGGCCTGCTTGGCCGTGACCTCGGGCATGATCCGGCCCATGGCCTCGACCAGGACGAAGCGGACTTCTTCCTGCTTGACGCGGGGGTTGTTCTTGACCGCGGCGCGGGCCAGGTCTTCCATTTCCGTGATGCATTCGATGCCGGCGAAGCCGCCGCCGACGACGACGAAGGTCAGGGCGCGGGCACGCTCGACCGGGTCGGTCATCAGGGAGCCGGCTTCAATGCGCTCCAGGACACCGTTGCGCAGGGCGACGGCCTCCTCGATGGTCTTCAGGCCGATGCCCTTCTCCGCGAGGCCCTTGATCGGGAACGTGCGGGTGATCGCACCGGCGGCCAGCACAACGTCGAAGTACGGGATCTCGAAGTTTTCGCCGCCGTCGGTCGGCGCCACCACGGCCGTACGGTTGGCGTGGTCGATCGAGGTGACGCGGCCCTGGATCAGTTCGGTCTGCTTGAGGTGCTGGCGGTGCGAGACGACGGCGTGGCGTGCCTCGATGTTGCCGCCGGCGACCTCGGGGAGGAAGGGCTGGTAGGTCATGTAGGGCAGCGGATCGACGACGGTGACGATGCCACCGGCGTTTGCGATCTTCTTCTGCAGTTTGAGGGCTACGTACAGGCCGACGTACCCGCCGCCGACGACGAGTACCCTGGGACGGTCCTGGAGCTGAGGGGTGGATGCCATGGGTCAAGAATACCGTAGTTTGTGAAAAACTTCACTAACTCCCGGGGCTGCCGGAGTCCACGGCATCCAGCGCGCTCGTTTCCGGCCCGGCCGGTTGCTCCGCCGTGCCGCGCACAGCCCGGCGGAGCTGGATGGCGGCCGCGGCGATAATGCAGACAAAGAGCCCGCCGAAGCCGAGCACCACCATCGCCGGGACGGCGCTGTCGGCAGGCGAGGGCGCCTGCGCAGCCGGAACGGTCGCCTCGGGCAGCGTCGGAGCCGCGCTGGAGGGGCTGGGCTGCGCAGCGGGCGCGGAACTCACAGGATTGCCCCTCCGATGGACGCGAATCCAGTCGGAAATTGAGCCGAGGGGGTTGACCGCGCTCTCCGGGACATCGGCCTTCAGGGCCGCCTCCGCGTTGAGCACCCCGAAGCCATAAAGCGGGTCCTTGCCGGGCAGCCCGGCGTCTTTCGCCGTACTGACGATCCGGTTGATGACCTGGCTCGCCGACATGTCCGGCCATTTGGACCGGATCAGGGCCGCAACGCCGGCCACAACCGGGGTGGCGCCGGAGGTTCCGGCCCACTCGGCGTAGCCTCCGCCGGGCAGGCCGCCCACCAGGTTCTCGGCCGGGGCGGCGACGCCGATGCTGATGCCCTGGGAGGAGGAGTCGATGCTGGCGACGCCCTTGCGGTCCAGGCCGGCCACCGTCAGCACCCCGGGGATGGTGGCCGGGGCCCCCACCTGGATGTTGCCGCCGACACGGTTGCCGGCGGCGGCGACGATCACCACGTCCTTCTGCTCGGCGTACAGGAACGCCGCATCCCAGCTTTGCGGCCACTCCGGTGAGGTGCTGCCGAGCGAGATGTTGATGACGCGGGCTCCGTTGTCCACGGCCCAGCGGACCGCGGCGGGAATCTGGTCCTGGTCGCTCTTGCCGCCCGGGTTGGCCGATCCCAGCCAGGTGGACACGGAAAGGATCTGCGCCTCGGGGGCCACCCCCACGATCCCGTCGGGGCCGACGCCGGTGCCCGGCGATGGGCTGGGGCTGGCGGTGGAGGACGCCGGCTGGTGTCCCCGGCCGGCCAGCATAGTGGCAACGAGCGTGCCGTGTTCTGGCTTGGCGCCGATGCTCTTCTGGCCGTCGGCCGCCCCCGCGCCGGAGACGTCCGCTCCCCCGGCCAGCACACCTTTGAGGTCCGGGTGCTTGCCGTCGACGCCGCTGTCAATCACGGCGACCTTGACGTTGGCGCCCTTGGAGACCTCCCAGGCCTTGGTGATGCCGGATTCGGCCAGCCAGTATTCCTTGTCCCGGGTGGCATCCGCGTGGGCGGCCGGGGCACCCGACAGCGCGCCCGCGGTGCTGCCGCCGGCCAGGGCCAGGGCCATCAACGCGGAGGCGTTCCGGCGGTGCCGGGCTGTTGCTCTGGTCATTCGGGTCCAATCGGCGGTCTGTCCGGGCGCAAAAGCTGGCTCATGCTCAGGGCAGGATGCTCAGGGCAATCCCGTCAAGAATATCGTGTTCACTGCTGACGGCGGACGTGATCCGGCCGTGGGTGGCGTCCGCCATCCGTTCCAGCACCCGGCGCCAGACGAGGCCGCCGGCGCCGATGACGTCCACGCGTCCGGGATGCATGTACGGCAGGGCCGCGCGGTCCTCCCGGGCCATTTCCAGCAGCGAGGTGCAGGCCTCGCGGGCCGTGGCCAGGTCCAGTTCCGTGCCGTGAATGGCCGCCGGGGAGTACTCGGCCAGCTTCAGTGCGTGGGCGGTGATGGTGGTGACGGATCCCGCCACGCCGATCACGGCGGTGGCTCGCTCCAGCGGCACCGTCAGCGCCGCGTGGCTGATGGCGGCGTCGACGTCGGCTTCCGCAGCGGCGATCTGGGCGGCGGTGGGCGGGTCGCCCACCAGGTGGCGTTCGGTCATCCGGACGCAGCCGACGTCGACCGATTTGGCGGCGATGACGCCGTCGGCGTCGCCAAGTACGAATTCGGTGCTGCCGCCGCCGAGGTCCACCACGAGGACCGGGTCCTTGCCCCGCGAGGGCAGGACGCTGCTGGCACCGGCGAACGACAGTGCGGCCTCCTCATCGCCGGTGATCACTTCGGGTTCGACGCCGAGCAGCTCGCGGACGCCGTCGATGAAGACCTGCCGGTTGCGGGCGTCCCGGGTGGCGGAGGTGGCCACGAAGCGGACCTTTGTGGCGCCGTGGCGGCGGATCAGACCGGCATAGTCGCGGGCCGCCTCGAGGGTCCGCTCCAGCGCCTCCTGGGCGAATACCCCGGTGGCGTCGACGCCCTGGCCGAGCCGGACCACGCGCATTTCCCGCACGACGTCGGTGAGCCGGGGGGTGGTGCCGCCGGCGTCCGCCGCGTCGGCGATCAGCAGGCGGATGGAGTTGGTGCCGCAGTCGATCGCGGCCACGCGGGTCACTGGCCTGCCCCGGCGTCCGCGTCCGCGTCTGCGTCCGCGTTAACGGCGGTGGTCTCCGTGCGGGCCTTGCGGACCGGGGCGGGACGGCCAACGATGTCCGGACGCCCCTGCGGTCCGTGCCGGCTCAGGTCCTGCGAGGGGGCCTCTCCCCCGGTGTCCCAGGCGCCGTCGCAGTAGCAGCGCTCCCGCGTCCACCATTGGCTGATGCCGGCGATGGCCTCGTCGCCGAGGGGGTTGACGCCGGGTCCGGCCGCGAGCGAGTGCCCCACCAGGACGTGCAGGCACTTGACGCGGGTGGGCATGCCACCGGCGGAGACCCCGTCGATCTCGGGCACGGAGCCGATGCCGGACCGGGCCCCGATCTCCGCCCGGGACTGCAGGTAGGCCTCGTGCGCGGCACGGTAGCCCGCCGCCAGGGCGGGGTCGGCGCCGAGCCGGTCGTTCATTTCGTTCATCAGCCCGGCCGCTTCCAGCCGTGACACGGCGGAGGTGATGACCGGGTGGGTGAGGTAGAACGTGGTGGGGAACGGCGTGCCGTTGCTGAGCCGCGGCGAGGTGGCTGCCACGAGCGGGTTGCCGCACACGCAGCGGGCGGGGATTTCGACGACGTCGCGCACCGGCCGGCCGAGCTGGCGGCTGAGGACGTCCAGGTCGCGGGCCGACGGCCGGCGGGACCCCTCGACGATCTCGGCTGCCGCGGCCGGGGCCGCGTCGGCGGGGTCCCCTGCCCGGGGGGTGTCCACTCGGTTCTCGTCCACTGGCGCGGCACCTTCCTGCCCTGTTGGGATCACCGGCCTGCGGTAATCGGCGGCGGGCGCCGCTCCTAGTCTGTTGCCGAACGCCTGATGGACTCCCAGAGGGAATCCACCCACGGCAGGTTGGCGGGGTCTGTGGCTGTGCCCGGCGCGGTGCCGGCACCGGACGTTCCGGCAGGAAGATCGCTGCCGAAAACCCAGTAGCCGGTTTCGCCGGGCATAACCATGTTAATGCGGTCGCGGGCCTGCTGCTTCACATAGTTCGGGTCCTGCCAGCGGGAGACCTGGCGCTTGAGGTCCGTCTGCTTCGCCTGCTTGGCCGAAATGTCGGCTTCCAGCTCCGCGATTTCGGCGCGCTTTTCGAGGAAGATCTTGACCGACGGCGCCAGCAGGATGGTGATCGCGATCATCACAAGGCCCAGGGCCAGCATGCGGCCGGAGAAGGCCTTGGCCGGGACCGGATCGGAGTCCTCCGCTGCGGCGGAGTCCGCGGACCGGCCTGCCTTCGCTGCGGCCGCACGGGCCGCGGCCGTCCTGGCGGCGCCGGGCGCCGCCCCGGCGGGGGTGCGGTTGCCGCCGTCGGAGGCACTGTTGGGCTGGGATTTGGGTTGGGATGTGGGGTGGGGACCGGCGCCGGGTGCGGTGCCCGGCCGTGTCCCGCCGAAATCGGCCCGGATGACGTCGGCGCCGTCGGTTTCCGCCCGGCCGGCGGGCTGGGACGCCGGGGCCGCAGCGGCGGCCCGGGGAACCTTGGGACGGCGGGTTGCCATGTCACTCCTCCAAACAGGCCACAAGACAGGGCCAAAAACCGGCCAGGAAAGGACCGGCCAAAACAGAACCGGCGGCCATGGTCATTCCACCATAGCCACCGGTTCCGGGATTTAGCGGGTACTAGCCTTTGAAACGCGGGAACGCGCTGCGGCCGGCGTAGCGTGCGGCGTCGTCGAGTTCCTCTTCGATGCGCAGCAGCTGGTTGTACTTGGCAACGCGCTCGGACCGGGCCGGGGCGCCGGTCTTGATCTGGCCGGCGTTGGTGGCCACCGAGATGTCGGCGATGGTGGTGTCCTCGGTTTCGCCGGAGCGGTGCGAGGTGATGGTGGTGTAACCGTTGCGCTGGGCCAGGGAGACGGCGTCCAGGGTCTCGGTCAGCGAACCGATCTGGTTGACCTTGACCAGCAGGGAGTTGGCGGTCTTGGCGTCGATGCCGGTCTGCAGGCGCTCCGGGTTCGTCACGAACAGGTCATCGCCCACGATCTGGACCTTGTCGCCGATCGTGTCCGTGAGGGTCTTCCAGCCCTCCCAGTCATTCTCGTCCAGCGGGTCTTCGATCGAGACCAGCGGGTAGTCGGCCACCAGTTCGGCGTAGTAGGCGCTCATCTCGGCGGAGCTGAGGGTCTTGCCTTCGAACTGGTAGGCGCCGTCCTTGAAGAACTCGGAGGAGGCGACGTCCAGGGCCAGGGCGATGTCCTTGCCCGGGGTGTAGCCGGCGTTCCTGATGGCTTCCTGGATCAGGTCCAGGGCCGCGCGGTTGGAGGGCAGGTTCGGGGCGAAGCCGCCCTCGTCGCCCAGGCCGGTGGCCAGGCCCTTGGACTGCAGCACGGCCTTGAGCGCGTGGTAGACCTCGACGCCCCAGCGCAGGCCCTCGGAGAAGGTCTCGGCGCCGAGCGGGACCACCATGAATTCCTGGATGTCGACGTCGGAGTCGGCGTGCGATCCGCCGTTGAGGATGTTCATCAGCGGCACCGGCAGGACGTGCGCGTTCGGGCCGCCCAGGTACTTGTACAGCGGCAGGTCGGCGGAGGCGGCAGCCGCGTTGGCGACGGCGAGGGAGACGCCGAGGATCGCGTTGGCGCCGAGCTTGCTCTTGTTGGCGGTGCCGTCCAGGTCGATCATCGACTGGTCGATGCTGCGCTGATCGGTCGCGTCGAAGCCGATCAGAGCGGGGGCGATCTGGTCGATGACGGCGTCGACGGCCTTCTGGACGCCCTTGCCGAGGTAACGGCCCTTGTCTCCGTCGCGGAGCTCTACGGCCTCGTGTTCGCCCGTGGAGGCGCCGGAGGGGACTGCTGCGCGGCCGATCTGGCCGTCGGAGAGCAGGACTTCAACTTCTACGGTGGGGTTGCCGCGGGAATCGAGGATCTCGCGGGCGTGGATGGCATCGATAAGCGCCATGAATATGCTCCTTTGGGTGAAGCGATCTGCTGGGAATCTGACTGCTGGGAATCTAGCGGTGGATCAAGCCGAAAACCGACGTCCTCGTCGCCTCTAGCCTAGTCGAGAGTGGGAAAAGTTACGGAAAGCTATCCAGCCTCCGGACGCTGACCCGGAGCGCCCGTGCCGCCCGGGGGTGTGTCCTGGAAACGGCGGTTGGCCGCGCGCAGCGCCCGTTCGGCGTCCAGGCCGTCGCGGCGGGCCGCAGCGACGATACCGAACAGCAGCTCGCCGAGCTCCTGTTCGGTGGCGGGGGCGGGGGTGGCGGGTGCGGGTATGGCGCCGGGCGCCGGCAAGGACCCGGGGGCA harbors:
- a CDS encoding S8 family serine peptidase yields the protein MTRATARHRRNASALMALALAGGSTAGALSGAPAAHADATRDKEYWLAESGITKAWEVSKGANVKVAVIDSGVDGKHPDLKGVLAGGADVSGAGAADGQKSIGAKPEHGTLVATMLAGRGHQPASSTASPSPSPGTGVGPDGIVGVAPEAQILSVSTWLGSANPGGKSDQDQIPAAVRWAVDNGARVINISLGSTSPEWPQSWDAAFLYAEQKDVVIVAAAGNRVGGNIQVGAPATIPGVLTVAGLDRKGVASIDSSSQGISIGVAAPAENLVGGLPGGGYAEWAGTSGATPVVAGVAALIRSKWPDMSASQVINRIVSTAKDAGLPGKDPLYGFGVLNAEAALKADVPESAVNPLGSISDWIRVHRRGNPVSSAPAAQPSPSSAAPTLPEATVPAAQAPSPADSAVPAMVVLGFGGLFVCIIAAAAIQLRRAVRGTAEQPAGPETSALDAVDSGSPGS
- a CDS encoding N-acetyltransferase encodes the protein MTPAEKDLLTLLATMKPVIREGEYVYALWPHGKPLAGHIAAAVREAEGLTVVLPREDADAQGLRYDFVAAWITLQVHSSLEALGLTAAVSAALTEAKISCNVLAGFHHDHLLVPVADAERALEVLHELSAASRTANGGGQQPVPTLRLRTEEPEDRQSILALTAAAFSVSPVTGLPVEGEPEEVDLLRRLFECREYLPDFSIVAELDGEIVGHVISTRGRAGELELLGLGPIGVAPRLQRHGIGSALMKETIDRANSAGERGIALLGSPGYYARFGFVPSTSLGVQPPDPAWGDHFQLLPLALWPGGVNGAFRYAEPFNGPPAAS
- a CDS encoding ABC transporter substrate-binding protein, translated to MPASSTTTETPLKLGSLLPTTGSLAFLGPPEIAGVNLGIKEINDAGGVLGKPVEVIHRDSGDTKTDIATQSTSALLGQGVSAIIGAASSGVSKTVINQITGAGVIQFSPANTSPDFTAWDDKGLYWRTAPSDVLQGKVLGNYMTTCGAQTVGMIVLNDAYGTGLAKNVQAAVEAAGGKVVAQELFNEGDSQFSSQVDKVLAAKPDAIALITFDQAKSIVPLMTGKGVKPTQIFMVDGNMSDYSKDFKAGTLKGAQGTIPGTFAKDDFKKKLLAIDPALKDYSYAGESYDAVNLIALAAEAAKSTKGVDIAKQLKAVSEGGEKCNNFASCVTLLRNGKDIDYDGQSGPVTFSDAGDPTEAYIGIYEFQDDNTYKPVKEEFGKL
- a CDS encoding NAD(P)/FAD-dependent oxidoreductase translates to MASTPQLQDRPRVLVVGGGYVGLYVALKLQKKIANAGGIVTVVDPLPYMTYQPFLPEVAGGNIEARHAVVSHRQHLKQTELIQGRVTSIDHANRTAVVAPTDGGENFEIPYFDVVLAAGAITRTFPIKGLAEKGIGLKTIEEAVALRNGVLERIEAGSLMTDPVERARALTFVVVGGGFAGIECITEMEDLARAAVKNNPRVKQEEVRFVLVEAMGRIMPEVTAKQAEWVVEHLRSRGIEVLLNTSLDNAEGSLKLINLPDKTPAQEFESDTLVWTAGVQANPMVRSTDFPLEPRGRVRVLADLRVSGDEGIVENAWAAGDIAAVPDLTGSGLPDGTCVPNAQHALRQAKRLAKNLWASRWEKELKDYKHKNLGAVAGFGEWKGVANINLIGRIGLKGPLAWLAHRGYHGLAMPTVERKIRVISGWFWQLFLGRDTTQLMDLDNPRGAFEAAAKPAPKPAAAPAAPAAEKPAEAPAKEAAPANSK
- a CDS encoding septum formation initiator family protein translates to MATRRPKVPRAAAAAPASQPAGRAETDGADVIRADFGGTRPGTAPGAGPHPTSQPKSQPNSASDGGNRTPAGAAPGAARTAAARAAAAKAGRSADSAAAEDSDPVPAKAFSGRMLALGLVMIAITILLAPSVKIFLEKRAEIAELEADISAKQAKQTDLKRQVSRWQDPNYVKQQARDRINMVMPGETGYWVFGSDLPAGTSGAGTAPGTATDPANLPWVDSLWESIRRSATD
- a CDS encoding Ppx/GppA phosphatase family protein, with translation MTRVAAIDCGTNSIRLLIADAADAGGTTPRLTDVVREMRVVRLGQGVDATGVFAQEALERTLEAARDYAGLIRRHGATKVRFVATSATRDARNRQVFIDGVRELLGVEPEVITGDEEAALSFAGASSVLPSRGKDPVLVVDLGGGSTEFVLGDADGVIAAKSVDVGCVRMTERHLVGDPPTAAQIAAAEADVDAAISHAALTVPLERATAVIGVAGSVTTITAHALKLAEYSPAAIHGTELDLATAREACTSLLEMAREDRAALPYMHPGRVDVIGAGGLVWRRVLERMADATHGRITSAVSSEHDILDGIALSILP
- the eno gene encoding phosphopyruvate hydratase — translated: MALIDAIHAREILDSRGNPTVEVEVLLSDGQIGRAAVPSGASTGEHEAVELRDGDKGRYLGKGVQKAVDAVIDQIAPALIGFDATDQRSIDQSMIDLDGTANKSKLGANAILGVSLAVANAAAASADLPLYKYLGGPNAHVLPVPLMNILNGGSHADSDVDIQEFMVVPLGAETFSEGLRWGVEVYHALKAVLQSKGLATGLGDEGGFAPNLPSNRAALDLIQEAIRNAGYTPGKDIALALDVASSEFFKDGAYQFEGKTLSSAEMSAYYAELVADYPLVSIEDPLDENDWEGWKTLTDTIGDKVQIVGDDLFVTNPERLQTGIDAKTANSLLVKVNQIGSLTETLDAVSLAQRNGYTTITSHRSGETEDTTIADISVATNAGQIKTGAPARSERVAKYNQLLRIEEELDDAARYAGRSAFPRFKG
- a CDS encoding DUF501 domain-containing protein yields the protein MVEGSRRPSARDLDVLSRQLGRPVRDVVEIPARCVCGNPLVAATSPRLSNGTPFPTTFYLTHPVITSAVSRLEAAGLMNEMNDRLGADPALAAGYRAAHEAYLQSRAEIGARSGIGSVPEIDGVSAGGMPTRVKCLHVLVGHSLAAGPGVNPLGDEAIAGISQWWTRERCYCDGAWDTGGEAPSQDLSRHGPQGRPDIVGRPAPVRKARTETTAVNADADADADAGAGQ